A stretch of Lathyrus oleraceus cultivar Zhongwan6 chromosome 6, CAAS_Psat_ZW6_1.0, whole genome shotgun sequence DNA encodes these proteins:
- the LOC127095910 gene encoding polyadenylate-binding protein-interacting protein 5 translates to MKPRKSSLNPYAAAYVPVSKRDATARFYATEDENNSSQDYDGTAWYQAPQYATNNVQLLKKTPQRLSPGKSQPASSSYFSSPQTVAPLADNHFMDEEFDIDLEYLRMTFPGISDESLVDVYNVNGGDLDAAVDMLSQLEFDDAVDSSGNLPDSLDIGDVSEPTLPANSASPKQKNATAEASTSFGHL, encoded by the exons ATGAAGCCACGAAAGTCTTCTTTGAATCCATATGCAGCCGCATACGTTCCTGTCTCTAAAAGGGATGCTACTGCTAGATTTTATGCGACGGAAGACGAGAATAACAGTTCCCAAGACTATGATGGGACTGCATGGTATCAGGCTCCTCAGTATGCCACAAATAATGTCCAGCTTCTCAAGAAAACCCCCCAAAGGCTCTCTCCGGGGAAAAGCCAGCCTGCTTCTAGTTCTTACTTTTCATCCCCACAGACTGTAGCACCGCTGGCAGATAATCATTTTATGGATGAGGAGTTCGATATAGATTTGGAATATCTTAGGATGACATTTCCTGGGATATCTGATGAGTCGCTTGTAGACGTCTACAACGTAAACGGTGGGGACCTGGATGCTGCTGTTGACATGCTCAGCCAACTTGAG TTTGACGATGCTGTTGACTCTTCTGGAAATCTTCCAGACTCACTGGATATTGGTGATGTTTCAGAGCCTACATTGCCTGCTAATTCTGCTTCACCAAAACAGAAGAATGCGACAGCTGAAGCCAGTACTTCCTTTGGTCACTTGTGA
- the LOC127095908 gene encoding E3 ubiquitin-protein ligase At1g12760, whose amino-acid sequence MMERPVTFNDSHHIIEIAGSVEASTSSSSRDRHFNGVDESHREERISGTRLAVGQPSVSTSGISNGSNSRSSSLVRRGDARRSRSPVHSGLWISIELVLLVSQIVASIVVLSLSRNEHPRTPLFQWIVGYASGCVATLPLLYWRYYNHNHMREQDSAQTRQTSPRVSDPSGTFLSISRNNGGDDGQAAAASSRSNQTSLLMNRRMKILVEYFKISLDCFFAVWFVVGNVWIFGGRSSVDEAPNLYRLCIVFLAFSCIGYAMPFILCSTICCCLPCIISILGVREDLTQNRGATSESINALPVYKFKMKKNKRSGENNNGNIEGGVVAAGTAKERVISGEDAVCCICLAKYENNDELRELPCSHLFHKDCVDKWLKINALCPLCKSEVGENPTGLGSGEDATQTTG is encoded by the exons ATGATGGAACGGCCCGTGACCTTCAACGATAGTCATCATATTATAGAAATAGCTGGGAGTGTCGAGGCTTCTACATCTTCCTCGTCTCGTGATAGACATTTTAATGGTGTAGACGAGTCGCATCGTGAAGAAAGAATAAGTGGCACGCGGTTGGCTGTTGGTCAGCCTTCAGTTTCCACCTCGGGCATATCGAATGGGTCAAATAGTAGGAGTTCTTCATTAGTAAGAAGGGGGGACGCTCGTCGGAGTAGGAGTCCTGTGCATTCTGGGTTATGGATATCTATTGAACTAGTCCTCTTAGTAAGCCAGATTGTTGCGTCTATAGTTGTTTTGTCATTGTCGAGGAATGAGCATCCACGTACCCCGTTGTTTCAGTGGATAGTGGGTTATGCTTCTGGATGTGTTGCTACACTCCCTCTTCTTTATTGGCGGTATTATAATCATAACCATATGCGAGAACAAGACTCAGCTCAAACACGTCAAACATCTCCTCGGGTTAGTGATCCTTCTGGGACATTTCTCTCGATTTCCAGAAATAATGGAGGAGATGATGGTCAGGCAGCTGCTGCATCTTCAAGAAGCAATCAAACTTCACTATTGATGAATAGAAG AATGAAAATACTTGTGGAATACTTCAAAATATCCTTAGATTGCTTTTTTGCTGTGTGGTTTGTTGTTGGAAACGTGTGGATCTTTGGGGGACGATCATCTGTTGATGAAGCTCCTAACTTGTATAG GTTATGTATAGTGTTTCTTGCATTTAGCTGCATCGGCTATGCGATGCCTTTCATTCTCTGTTCAACCATCTGCTGCTGTCTCCCGTGTATAATTTCCATTCTTGGTGTTAGAGAGGATCTGACACAAAACAGAGGAGCAACTTCTGAATCCATTAATGCGCTGCCAGTTTACAAGTTcaagatgaagaaaaataaaagaagtgGTGAAAACAACAATGGTAATATAGAAGGTGGAGTTGTGGCTGCAGGAACTGCAAAAGAGCGTGTGATCTCTGGTGAAGATGCG GTTTGCTGCATCTGCCTTGCAAAGTATGAAAATAATGACGAGCTTAGAGAACTGCCTTGTTCTCATCTTTTCCACAAAGACTGTGTTGATAAGTGGTTGAAGATAAATGCACTGTGCCCTCTTTGCAAGAGTGAGGTTGGTGAAAACCCAACAGGATTAGGGTCTGGAGAAGATGCCACCCAAACAACAGGATGA